ATGCGATGCTAGGGTGcgagaaaaatcacgaatGCTCTTGGATTCTCATccacaaaaatcgaaaatcaagCGTGGGAACATTTGTGCCGTACACCagtattctaaattaaattcgattttaaaaagttagcaATCACACGAAACGATAATTGAGTGTACatttatctatatttttatattaattgtaaaatgcaGTGGAATGGAAACATCCGAACCGTAAAAATACCAAGAAGGAACTGATATTCTTGCGTCCGAATCGaagatgaaaaaatggaaatatttagatcAAAACTTTCTTCTGACAGTGGTAATTTCCATATCAATGAaggcaacaattatttttactagaTAAACGACTTTcgtatttttagttgatttgatattttaaatattgcaaaattggtgattttaattaatgtctcAGTCATTAATAAGTTTAGCGGAAAATTGTTCATGACCAATTAGTTTCAAAACTtagaattgaaatatattttatcaagtCCAAAGCGTTTACGCCAATTAGAACCGAACAAAATTGATCGATCtggcgcaaaataaaatccggcCGCACTCTTTTTTGAATCGACGGGGGCTTGTACGAAGAATGGCAAAGTcggtgtaaaattttgttttttctcattatttcgattatttcgCTCCCTCATACAATTAAAGCAATGAGTATTTTACacaagacaaaaaatcaaaaatatcgataaaaaaaagttcATTACGAGTTTGCCGAAAATAGAAAAGATCTAGACTTGAACtacaattttatcatttatgtgtatttaaagaggaatgattatgaatttccccgcaaaatcctttaatacacatacagattgggtcctacaaatcatgtacagttaaaaaaatacataggcagcacagtaatttttcgagaaaatcggcctcaaacttagcattgttttaaatggagaattttcaacggaattttgcaattgcgattttctctgaaattccacatttccccaaaaagactctggctgtccgatagatctcgatgagaggattccaaatcatgtgagaaaacatagtcTAGCAccgtaaatttcggagaaaattggcaaaaattttcGCAAGTctcaaatctcaggttctataaggatcagaattgcaaaaactacccaccgttggactcgtctcgacctaccCTAACCATCTGAAAGGTTTAGGTGTGCTTTTACCCCCTACCCCTATGACGCTAAACttttgttttacatttttttgagGGGGTTGAAGTATATAAACTTATATTCTAtgcattcagggctacattttttacgtttccatgaaaaaaatccgagggggcgtattttgtgatatttttaattgaacatttttcatgcgaatttgtgaccttgacctctgacctacaaattttttaccaatggCAAACATGTTCTACTCAAAAAGTTACGCGTGGAGAAGAAAAAACCACAACATAggaattccaatctggaccgaagataccttttgatattttggatttactatctgaaattttcagttttcgaaattcgcgatttcccaacaaaggCCCCCGAATTTCTTGCTCAAATATTCATGTTACACACaatgaaacacccctaacaacataattatgtaaaattcatgATGGAGTAAAAAggtcggtaaaattgacaattacccttaaaagttTCCCGAACACACACTTGAATAAGTGCTTTGACTTGGTTTCACATCGCCTATGCAGAGACttgaattttgagttttgTCATTAGAACGTAAGGTTCCAATAAGGAGTCCTACCCGCGTGAGTCGTAATAGGAGGGAGAGCGGCATAGTCCCATCAGAGGGGAATCGAGCAGCAAGGAACTGACAACGTGGCCGCTATATCAGGGGGTCGACGTATTGAACGCTCAAAGCAAAACCTTAATGTTTGCCGCGCgtatcttaatttaaaattatatgtatgCTCGTTTGAGGCGTTTTTGCgtaatgaaatatatttgaaagcattatttcacaattatataatatttgaagttctatttaaaaaaatcttctagGTTGATTGGGGCttcttaataatttcaaattattttcaccacGTTTTAACACTCGAGCGCGTTTGTATGTACAAAACATCCCAATGGgaccatcttttcgcctccccgcaccgaggtgttaaattgaaaaaaccaGACATTTTGTCCATAAAGCCattggaaaggtgcgaaaaccagcaagcgtcgagtcggcgccggtgcgccttgCTGCTTTTGGGagcagaatatattttttattctattgaTTACTATAGTTTTCGCAGAGGAATATTGTTAAAATCTAAGATAATACTTTCTTTGATTTATCTTTCGAGAGAAGCAATCGTGCgtgattcaaaaaattaaaagtgaaaatacgAAGAAAAGAAGAGCAGATATAGTTGAACCGCGCTGAATATCAAAAGCGGCAAGCTCAAGGCTCAAGCTGCAGAGAAGCAGGCGTTCGCTGCTTTCAAACTCTATTTATTTAGCAACTCAACTTTTGGTTCACTTCTATACACCCAACAATGTCTATATTGAGGAAAGCTGCGGAAAATTTCGGTGGaattcagcaaaataaatattctgctGCCTATACTTGAGAAAAGATCTCCAAAGACAAAGATTCAATGTAAGATGCATTTTCAACAAGAacggtttaaaatttcatcaatataCAGCAACGAAAGCTTAAAGCAGTTCACACCAAATCACTAATTCCTTCAGGATTTAAGAatatctttgaaaaaaatgacccttGAATGACCTTTTTACCACATTTTGTCGTGACATCAGCAGTTGAGAATTGTGTTTGTCCCTAGAGCTCGCAGCTCACCCCTcctcaaaaaaattgaattccctCCAGGTTAAAGATGACTTTTTGTGCAGTCCACGGtacaaaaaattctcaaaacaTCCAAATCGTTTATGAATGGAAGGaaatttaactgaatttaTTACGTGTGTCGTTAATAGCGTTTTCCAAaaccaaaacaatttattattgcctattaaagtgattttttaaaccatcACAATATCTATATTGAACCTGACGCAAATTACCCTGGTTTAAAATCTACAtacttttaactttttctgTTGCAGATTCGGTGAGTGAGAGTGGCTGCACGCGACGATGTGTGTACTACTATTACTACAATCAGTCTGATCGACTCGATtctaaatgttattttttttagttttcgctaagcaagctattttttattttactcatataaaaaaatccaaattttttaaatcgattttcagATAACATGAAATTTCGAATTATTgctatcaattatttttctacgcGCAAGAACGCCTCAAACGCATActgataattttcatttaagatatttaaagGTGGCAAACAAATAATAGGTTCTGGTTTGAGCGCTCAATATACGTCGACCCTCTGATAGCGGCCACGTTGCCAGTTCCTCGCAGTTCGATTCCCCTCTGAGGAGATTCTGCCGCTCTCCCTCCTATTACGACTCGCGCAGCCAGGACTCCTTATGGGAACCTTGCATTCTAATTAcaaaactcaaaattcaaGTCCCGGCACATGCCAAAACCAAGCCGATGTGAAACTAAGTCAAAgcacttatttaattaatctttgTTTAGCAAACTGATTTATCGCTGCAGCTTCAGACTCGGAGAAATGTCAACTTGCCGCGACTAAAtcaaatctgaattttcataaattgaacCTTTTCAGTTCATTCGAACAGTGTCACggcattgaattttaattaaaaccggATAATGTAACTGCAGCCATCATTTTAAGTCAATTCAATCGCACCCTTTGTTACCGTTTTGATTACTCGACTTAGATTCCAATATTAAAgtctttttgtattaaaaactAGAATTATCAACGGGTTGGAGGTCAAAACGGTGTACTCAAGCCCAATTGTTCAGACCAAATTTTTTGCCAAACGCCTAACTAGAGCGGCCAGGTTGCAAACTCAGAATCAGAATGATGATAATAACCAGAGCAGGCGCGCTTTATTTATACGCTTGTCCCCTACTCCTCATTTACATACAGACATATAATGACAGGTTATATCTTACATGGTGTAGGTCGTCTCACATTATGCTATTACCtaaatttctacaaaaatatagattcaaagtgattttattgcaaatcagCAGAGTTACTGTGCTCCACACCtccccacattcagaacacaacagataaaaatgcattttgacTCCAATACATTCAAGGGATTACTGGAACTTTTATGCAAAATGAAACCACCAAATGCACCTCAGGTTGCATAAGTTCAATGCTATATTTGTTTCTCAGAGGGTGAaatgtcataattattatttattgataacATAATTCACGCCTGCATTGACAATCGTTGAAATATTGTTGTGCACCATGTTCGTACAGAAAATGATTAACTTTTTTGCGCAATCACGGGTCAGTGCAACACGAGAGAAAAATCaagtcattaatttttttccttcaaaatacCCAGTTGGAAGTTTATGTATCCGAATATCATCAGAAATACATGTTCCATTTCGAACACTTTGTTCCCTCGATCGTATACAGTTACTTCCTCTTTTCTACTCAATATTTTGATCTTTtcgaatcaatttttgataagaaataatttagactagaaaattaattaattattcaaaaattatctttattgtcttttggcgAGGACATACATCAGAAATGGTTACAATTGCGTTCATATGCCCTCCAATTGCGCACTAAACTCACAAGAAATAAACTGCTCAATTTCATTCGTCCGAAAGCACAAACCGCAGTCACCTTTTTGTCCAAAAGAACAGAAATCTgccaattttgttaaaaatttattctgtaGGTgcattatataaattttagcagCAATGGGGTGAATAGaacaaacttaaaattgtatgtgggcacgaaaaaaatggaatattatttgtagAGAGTtagaatgcaaattaattcactAAAAACTCgtgtaaaaaaacaatatattaaaCTCACTGTGTACTCGATGAAGCTTTTTGGAAGCAATATGCGATTCAAAATCGAAATTCCTGGCTCCCAAAAGCACTAGAGGTTGCAGTATAAGTAaagaattttatgaattttgctcAATCACGACCGTTGGAAGTTTGAAAGCGCTTTGCGAGCGACGATTGAGCGGGAAACAGGTGACACGATTAAAAAGAGCAGCGTCGAAGTCGAATAGTTCCctaaaaactcaatttattgGATAGTTCATTGCTTTGAAACCATATATTCATCGTAACGTAAATCTCGGGCTCTGTCAATGAGCGGGCTGTTTGCAGCAGACGAGGAGCTAACTGCCGAAAACAGCCTACCACCTCAAACGAGGTGAAcgcagaaacaaaaattctttgcttgattttttccatCGAAAATTCGCTACGGGTGAACATTAAGGATAGCAATGTCTAACCTTGTTGATTCCCaagtttgcaatttatttaacttttccaattaaaaaatgtatagatagaaaaatatataattcatCGTCTATATAGGAACAGGAAACCACATATGAAACCGATTATTTGATAGATTATTTGACTAGAAACTGATTATTAAACCGATTATTTGCCTCTGAATTTCCAACTgtaataatcgattatttctttgccaaatcgactatttttgcacatccctaggtcccaatctgtatgtgtgttaaaggattttgcggggaaattcactatcattcctctttaatttaccctaataaattaatttttacaccaaaatcgatcattttttacaattttttgtcaaatctaaaataattctttaagcgccaaaatttaagatgtatattgcaaattttttattaaaactagaTCATTAGTTATTGCCATTAAATGCTTATATAGGCTAcgcagattaaataaataccaaAAGACtgcaagtgattttttatttactttgaaataTATCGGGCGTATTTTAGAGGTTAACTCACAAAACTCACAGATattcgagagaaaaaaaactatatttttttcccACAGATCGGAATTTTCAGAGGAACGCGCATTTCAAAGTCCCCCCTGAGGTGAATGGTAAAAGGTTACTCCAGGCTGGAAAGAATAATCCTCATGGGATTGTCAATGcaaggtatttttttcttctctcgtATAGTCGTTTTGGTACTTCAATCACGTTTTACTTTCAAACACCCAAAGCGCTTttagaaatgagaaaaaggTCTCAGCACTATGGAACGAATTTATGTCGCTTCCAGGTGGTCTATCTTGTAATtcacttttgtttgtttccctGTTAAGTCGgacgttttaaaaaaagttgtcACCCAGAAACTCATCTCATCTTTTCAACTCGACAGTAAAACGACCGCAGTAGCTACCAACCCATTCCATCTGTCATATTTTTGAAGAGGGACCTCTCTGTATTCATCTCAAAGAATGCGACCGCCCGCAAGGGATTAGGTGGCTTAGGCGATTCTTTAAATCTTTATACCCCCAGAAACCTTTAGTGTTCCCAAAGCCATGTGTGACTCTTCCTTAAAGTTAGCAACAATCGGAATGGGAAGGGAATTGAACATATATTTTGGAGCGTGAATTCCTGAGTACACAGAGTCGAATTtcacgtttatttatttattttatttgtctacATACAACGATACAATAATTGAAGCTACTCAGTTATCAGTTCCTATTATcgcgtatttaaaaataaagtcacacaaaattaaatgaaaaaagaagataaaataaCATATATAGTGTATATACATTTAAACTACTAgtcacttaaaattttcctgaattgaTTCTGGATAATCGTGAATCGTGAGGAATGTATTGTTTGTTAAGACATTTTATATGCGACGGTTATTTTTGGTTTACGTTTTGGTTATAGGCCTTGTCCGGCGCGACTATCTTTTGATTGCCGTAGTTTCAGAAACGTGTTCGCTTCTTTTTTGTATGTGTCATTGACATCAgtgaaataaagtttaataatctcaatttgcggacttaaaataataattattaataccCTCCCTCTTACAGAAGTAGTttgttaaattgttaaattgaagcaaaatctTAGCTGTAAAGTCCCGTAGTTTTTTCAATCAGAAGTTGAGAAGAgaagctaattttatttgaaacaatgtGCAAATACATCCTCTAGAGTCAGTGTGTGTTACAAatgtatttaatataataGCGAATCACTTATAAACAactaaaattggatttttttgccTTCCGTTTGTCCAAATTCTATGAAAAAACTCggtaaactttttaattcaatcaattcaAAAGTTGACAGgaatatatatgaaattttacaagCAAACCGAAAGAGtgagaatttattaattttacgaacattttggaataaaattatatatgaatATCATAAAGCGATAAATTGAAGGAGGAGTCGGCCTGGacaagatttgatttttttaatttcttttctaatttttagttCCCGAAATCtattataatattgaaaaatcgaGCATGATCGTTTTAGTATAGCGAGCTAAATCACACTTTTCCAAGAAgtgcagattttaaatttatttttcaaaattgattcattCTTATCCTGCGTACATTATTTGAATaagaagattaaaataaaaaaatctctataCTTAATTCTTGTACAGCCAAAATCAAGTTCGTTGCTACGGACGACGGGTCGAAGAGGGGGTGGTTTCCAACATGTCCGCCACTGGTATATAAACTGGGGGGTTACAATGAGCATCTCATAAAACTGTCAGAGCGTGCTGCTGTCGCATCGCACTTTGCTCCGTCTCCCTGCTTTGCTCCGCTTCGCACACGACGCTTTGTCAGTTTTTTCTAGTTGATCCATTGCATTTCTTTGgtaagtgaatattttttgtttcctcgcatgttattctttttaataagcatttcaccattttcaaacattttaacagcccatttttaaaaattaagaataaaaaccGCGCGAAAAATCAcggaacaaatttttaactatatatTCTTTTATCTTCAGGTGAAATGGCCGGATTACGAGAACCCTGGGCCCTATGGACGAGCAGAGACCCTGATGGCGCTACCAGCTTCAACATGGCAAGGTGTCTGACGGACATTGACGAGGACATCGTCAATCTGGAGGACCAGGAAGGGGACGTGAATGGTGAGATTatgtcaataaaataaattttagatataaTTGGCctgcatgaaaataaaaacgagtgatgcaaaagaaattatagTTCTTTATTCTTGCTTAGCTGTGTCGAATTCattcataacattttttattttgttacctAGCTTTGCTAATAGCTCTCTCGTTTTAATTCCTCAGAGGGCACCGAATGCCCCATCTGTCTTCTGGCTCTGGAGTTGCCTCTGCGCTTGCCCTGCTGCGGCCATTTATTCTGCTTTGAGTGCAGCTGGAGCAGATTGAATCGCTGCGCTATGTGCCGAACTCCAGTGCCACGCGAATTCTTGGACAAGCCCGAAGAGTTCCTCAGCAGTCCCCTTCCACAGCCAGCCACACAGTTCAGCTGGATTTTTAAGACCAGCGCCGGCTGGTGGCGTTTCTCGCCGCGCCAGGAGCAGGCGATAAGGCGGGCGTTGCGTTCAGGCACACCTGAGCTCAAACTCATCGTCGCGGGCAAGGAGGCTACCTTGGATTTCAAAtcgcttttaattaagcaaaatctCAAGGTAGGCGCCATTACAATTGCCCGCAATGGTAGCTTCGACGCTCTTGGGGTCGCTGGGCTCAAACACTGGCCGGCCTCTCCGTGACCGGCGGCTGCCAAGAAAACAGGTGATCTCGCCGCGTGGTGGATAACACACGTCCCTCGCGCGCCCATTCCTCGTCCATATCGTGTACATTTTTGTACATACTAAGTTCCTACTAGTTAGTTTATCAATTAGTAAGTAAAgtcaaaaatgataattttagaattttttttaattttaatttgtaaaagtgattttcggcatttttaactttttttagcataaattttgtacataatttaatttagaatattattattcctgCCCGACATTTCAATGATTACCTCCACAAGTTATCATTAAATATGTGATGGCACATTGTTCTGATGAGAAATGTcggaagaaaatttaaagtgcttTGCGGGTCACACATTAACAGCTGGATGGGAATACCTCTTTTTTCTGACCGCCTTGGATTTGCTCATAAAATGTGTACCTAAAAATCTTGGCTAACATGAGACAAACGCCGCAGGTTTCGTGCAATAATAGTCTGTATACCAAGtcggaatattttaaatttaacccatTTACGGAATGTGTTAGAAAATGTGAAAGATATGCTTCTATACTTTTGTGGTATTATCTTTAATTGTGTCCCTTTATTGAGAACACGCTCGTGAATTCAGCTGTGAATTCTTATACTTGTGAAGTATTTGAAATGACTGacctatttgaaaaataataaaattgttgatacGTGCGTacctgaaataaattgtaaattttgtttgttttgatatactgaaaacaataaagcaaaattgttcaaaaatataaagacttgataatttaatttaatcaatactctttcttttttaaattttcgcattttttcaTAACTGTTGAGCGGGAAACACTGCATGGTGGTCGAGAGCATTATCACGTCAGCAGCGGCATAGCCGCGCACGCATAGGAGCTCTTGGAACCTGCAATGTTAGCGATCCATCTGAGCGAGCTGTTAGCGGCGGATGAGCGACCAACTGCCGAGAACAGCGTGCATCGCCTTGAACGTGGAGCCGAGGACTGCTGCGTGTGGCCTTAATGAGCCCCCCAGTAAGGAAATACCAATCTCTCCTTGAGTTTAATGATCGTGAATAAGTCATAtttgatgacgtcgaaactggtcgaggaataaaaacgacgaatttctcttgtATGACAACGAAGATAAAGCCTgggtttaattatattcaacatttttattgtgttttggcCGATGTGAGTTGCCTCAATAACGCATGATCGCAGCCAAAAGAGCAGGCTTCAATCAGTTAAATTTAGCCAAGAATTATTGGTAAGTGATAAACAAAACGAATAAACGTGAATGTTC
The nucleotide sequence above comes from Cloeon dipterum chromosome X, ieCloDipt1.1, whole genome shotgun sequence. Encoded proteins:
- the LOC135946485 gene encoding E3 ubiquitin-protein ligase rnf146-like is translated as MAGLREPWALWTSRDPDGATSFNMARCLTDIDEDIVNLEDQEGDVNEGTECPICLLALELPLRLPCCGHLFCFECSWSRLNRCAMCRTPVPREFLDKPEEFLSSPLPQPATQFSWIFKTSAGWWRFSPRQEQAIRRALRSGTPELKLIVAGKEATLDFKSLLIKQNLKVGAITIARNGSFDALGVAGLKHWPASP